The Clostridiales bacterium region TCCAGCAATTGGACTTGGCTTTAACGCCCGCGAACAGCTTGGACTTTTTGGTCTTGATTTCGAGCGTGCGCCTGCCGTACTCGCGAGGACCGTTCCCGACCGCACCGTCGAGAGTGCCCGCTATGAGCTGACAGCCGTAGCAGATGCCGAGAATGGGAATGCCCATTGACAGCACGTCCGCGTCGATATGCGGCGCGTCCGCATCATTGAAGTACGCAGGGCCGCCCGTGAATACCAAGCCGATAGGATTGGTTTCGGCGATCTTTTCTTTGATTTTTTGATACGAGATCAGCTCGCAGTATACGTTCGCTTCGCGCACTCTGCGCGCTATCAATTGGTTGTACTGCCCGCCGAAATCGACGACTAAAACCGTTTGCTGTGCCATACTTTTTACTCCTTTTGTTTTCTTCCTTCTTGTGAACAAGAAGGAAGCGAAGAAAACTTTATGTTTGGTGATTTTGTGTGATTATCAATTATCCTTATTATCAGCCTTCCCAAAATGGTGAAGGTGGCAGCCGCCACGGCGGCTGCCGTCGGGCATTCTTAATCACGAGCGAAGCGAGTCCGCAATTACGCATTACGAATTACGCATTACGCATTATTCATTTGCGTGCTTGCCCAGCCCTAACATTTTCGCCCGCTCTCTCATACGCACGGTCGGGTCGAGAATACGCTTTCTTATGCGCAACGACTTGGGCGTGACCTCCAAAATCTCGTCGTCCGCCAAGAACTCGATACAGTCTTCGAGCGTCATGCGCATGGGCGTGATAAGTCTTAACGCCTCATCACTGCTACTGCTTCTGGTATTAGTCAAGTGCTTGCGCTTGCAAACGTTGACGACTATATCGTCGCCTCTGGGGTTGAGCCCTACGACCATGCCCGCATACACCGGCACGCCCGCGCCGATAAACAACGTTCCGCGCTCCTGCGCGTTGAAAAGTCCGTAGACTATCGAATCGCCGTCCTCGTGCGCGATGAGCGAGCCGAAGTCGCGGCGGGTAATCTCGCCCTTGTACGGCTCGTAACCGTCGAACACGCTCGACATAATGCCCTCGCCCTTGGTGTCGGTGAGTAGCTCGCTCTGATAGCCGAACAGTCCGCGCGCGGGGACCTTGAAGTTCATTTTTATGCGACTGCCGTGCGGCGTCATGTCGATAAGCTCGCCCTTGCGCGTGCCCATTTTGTTCATGACCGTGCCGACGCACGCTTCGGGCACGTCGATAAACACGCGATCGATAGGCTCGCACTTAACGCCGTCTATCATTTTAATAAGCACCTTGGGCATACTGACCGCAAACTCGTAGCCCGCGCGGCGCATGGTTTCTATAAGTATGGACAAGTGCATTTCGCCCCTGCCGCAAACGACGAAGCTGTCGGCGGTCGAGCCGTCGCTGACTCTTAAAGACAAGTCCTTGACCGCTTCCTTGTAAAGCCTGTCGCGCAAATGCCTGCTTGTAACGTACTTACCTTCCTTGCCCGCGAGCGGCGAATCGTTGACCATGAAAGTCATTTCCACGCTTGGCTCGGCTATCTTTACAAACTCGATGGGCGTGGTGTCGCTCTCGGCGCACAGCGTGTCGCCTATCATTACGCCCTCGATACCAGAAATGCAAACTATATCGCCGACGGTCGCGCTCTCGACGGGAACGCGTTTAAGCCCCTCGTACGTGAAGATGCTGACGACCTTGCTCTTGACCGCCTTATCCGCTTCGTGATAGTTGGTGAGAACCACCTGATTGCCGACGGCGACCGAGCCGCTCCCAATCTTGCCTACGGCGAGCTTACCGACGTAATCGTTGTGCTCGGCGGACGACACGAGCATTTTGAACGGCGTGTCGACCTCGCCCGACGGCGCGGAGATATGCTCGATAATCGTTTGGAACAACGGCTGCATATTCCTGCCGCGCTCGGTAATGGTCTTGGACGCAACGCCCTCGCGCGCCGAAGCGAACACGAACGGGCTGTTAAGCTGTTCCTCGCTCGCGTCGAGGTCGAGGAAAAGTTCGAGTATCTCGTCGACGACCTCTTTAAGCCGCGCGTCGGGTCTGTCCGTCTTGTTGACGACGACTATTATCTTCAAGCCGAGCGCGAGTGCGCGTTCGAGAACGAACCGCGTTTGCGGCATGGGACCTTCGAACGCGTCGACGACGAGAAGTGCGCCGTCAACCATTTTAAGAACGCGCTCGACCTCGCCGCCGAAGTCCGCGTGCCCTGGGGTGTCGACAATGTTTATCTTGAACCCGTCATACATACACGACGCGTTTTTGGAAAGTATGGTAATGCCGCGCTCGCGTTCGAGTGCGTTACTGTCCATTACGCGGTCGGCGACCGTTTGATTGTCACGGAAAACGTTGCCCTGCTTTAAAAGCTCGTTGACGAGCGAGGTCTTGCCGTGATCGACGTGCGCTATTATCGCAACGTTGCGAATTTTCTCTTTATCCATAAAGTTTATGCGACCTGATTAAAAATTTACTTATGAATAAAGTTTATTACATTTCGCCGAAAATGTCAAATGATTGCACGGTAGCGTGATAATTCGCAACACGCAAACAAAAAGCGACTGCACTCGTTCTGTGCAATCGCTTGTTTTTTCGATTATATTATTTTAACTTACTCTGCGAGTACGTACTCGAAAACATCGTATTCACCGAACGACATAGTGAGCGTGCCGTTCGATACGACGATAGAGTACGCGCCAGCGCTCTGCAACATTTCGTACTGCGGACCTACCGTCTCCTCAACGGTCATATATCCCTTACCGTCGACGGTGCAGTAATACTCGCCCGACTGCCGAATAACGCCGCCCTCGTTCGTGACCGTAATGCTGTACGTGCCGTCGGCGGCGAACGAAGCAGTTGCGCCATTGTATCCGTTCCTGACGGCAACGGCAAGCGACTGATCAAACGCGTTGCTTCTGAAAGTGGAAAACACGTAGTTCTTACCCGCAAGCTGTCCCAAGCTGTCAGCCGGTCCGTCGCCACGCAGGATATACACAGGTTGGAATCCCATAGAGGGCGTCGACTGTATGAGTTTGTCGCCATCTACGGTGTAATCCATAGAGCTGCCGTTGGAACTCTCCGAAACGTCGTTTTCCTCGACGGTAATGGTAATAGTGTCGTCGCTTTTACTGTACGAGCCTTTCATATAGTTATCGCCGAACTTATAATAAAAGGTATTGTTATTGTAGAGCGTTATGGTAGAGCCGAGATTGCCTCGCATAGCCATATCGTGATTGTAATAAGAGCTTCCTTCGCCAATCAAATCATAGAACGTATAAACATTCAACACTTCGGGCGCAATCGGGTCTTCGCCGGTGCCCGGTTTTTCGTTCGGGTCGTATTTGTCATTCACGCTGACGTTGCAGGTCGCTTCCATTTTCATATATTCGGCGTGGATAACGGTATTCCCGCTTGCGACAGGCGTCACCAAACCGGTTTTGTCTACGGTTGCGACCTCGGGGTTATCCGACCACCAATTTATATCGGCATCCAATAACGTCTCCAAGGTATCGGTTTCTACCGTCAATCGCACCGGAGAATAGTCGTATCCGTTCGAACCGAAATACAGTTGATCGTAACTGCAATGAATGGACGTGACTTCGTTCTTTCCGTCCCCGCCGTCATCGCCGCCGTTTCCGCAGCAGATAAGACCGAGGGCACAGCAAAGCACACAAACGACAAGCGTTAAAGTGAGTAAAAGCTTCTTCTTCATTATTTCTCCTTTTGGGCTTATAGTCAACGTGTATTTTTACTATAATGCCTTCATATTTGAAGTATGCACAGCATATTTCTCTAATAGATTATATTATACTAGACATTTTATCTAGTGTCAAGACATTTTATCTAGTTTCTTGTAAAATTTTTTCATGGATAATATTTTTTGTAAAAACCTAAAAGACACGCGAAAATCATCCGGACTTACTCAAAAACAAGTCGCGGACAAGCTCAACGTAGTAGAGAGTTGCTATGCAAATTGGGAACAAGGTCGAACCGAGCCTAATATTTGTATGCTTCGCAAGTTGGGTGAAATATTTGAAATCAATATTGACGAACTTATCAATTAATCACGTTTAACAAAAAATCGGCTGTACCCTATCGCATGGCACAGCCGATTTTTTATTTTTGTTTTTTGACAGTTATTTTCTCGCTCTTGATCTTTATTTTCTTTTTGGGTGCGTCGAAAAGGCGGACTGCGACGGCGGTCATATCGTCACGGGGCACGCCGCCCGAAAGCTCCAACGCGCGGTTAATGAGCGCGTTCACCGCCGTTTCGGGATTGAACGCAGACAGCCCGTTTATGAACTCGGGCAGCTCGTCGCCCTCGAAGCAATCGCTCACGCCGTCGGTAACGAGTATCAGCATTTGCCCGGGGTACAGGCGTTTGGTCGTGACGACGGGGCGCATTTCGTCGAGCACGCCGATAGGCAGTGCGCTCCCCTCTATCCTAAGCACGGTGTCAGCCGTTTTGATATAGCACGGCGGCGCGCCTATCTTTATTATATCGACCGACGCGTTGTCGAGGTCAAACACGGCTACGTCGGACGCCGAATAGTTCTCGGTAGTAGGTAGCTTCAAAAACCTGTTCACGCCCGTCAGCACCGACTGACTGTCAAACCCCGCGCGGTAGAAGCATTCTATAAGCTCGACGGCGGCGCTGCTGCTCTCGCTCGCGCGAACGCCGCTGCCCATGCCGTCGCACAGCGCGGTCAAAAACCTGTCGCCTATTCTTTCAAACGTATAGCTGTCGCCCGAGATCCCGTCCTTGCCCAAGCCCGCCCGCGCGTACACCGCTTCGTAGCTCGGCTTGCGTTTGAGCATTGCAACGCTCCACCCCGCCGCCTGTGTTTTTTCGAGCGCGCTCACCTCGTAGTTACGCTTCATGCAAACGCTTACCGCCTTGCGTATGCTCTCGCGCGCCGCCGACTGCGTTCTGACGACAGCCGTCACGCCGCCCGTGCTCGAACAGAACACCTCGGCGCACTCCACGCCGTTGTTGTTGAGCTCGTTCACGATACGCCGCTCGGTCGTGCCGTCGAACCCGACGGGCTGGGCTTGGCTCTTGCCCAGTTCTTCGAGCACGTCCTTTATGGCTTTCAGCCGCTCGGTGACGATCACCTTGGCTTTGTCCTCGCTCTCTCTTTCGCGCGCACGCGCCCGCGCCGCGTCGGTTATGCTCGCGGACGCGCTTATAACGTCGGGGCACATGGCGCACGAACTCGTAAAGAACTCGGGAAGGTCGGATATTATCGCCTTGCCGCGGTGTGCGCGCTCGGCGAGCAGGGCGAACGCTTGGTCCGCCGTCACCCTGTCGCACGCGCTACGCGCGGGACAGTACGGGCAAACCTTATCGGCGAGCGTCATGCCGATAGCCACGTAGTCGGGCGTGGCGTCGCCCACCGCGTTCATGAGCCGCGCCGTTTCGTCGAACACCGAAGCGACGGCGAGCATACGGTTGCCCGCGTCCGCCTTGGAGCGGTTTATGTAGTGCCTAACGGCGAGCCGCGCCGACCCGTCGAAATCGAAATAGCTCCGCACCTTTTGAACGGCGAGCCGCGGCAGTATGCAGAATAGAAACCCGCCCGCCGCGAGCATGAGGCAGTTCCAACCCATAGCGACGGGATCGACGCCGAGAAGAACGGCGGTCGCCGCATACACGCCGATCGCGGTGATCGAGGTTACGATGCGCGGCAGACTGCCGAACGCCACGATCGCGAGCAACAGCGGAAGCATGGACAGCCCGAGCGTCGGCGAGAACGCGAGTCCGAGCCCCACCGCCACCCCGCTACCGCAAACGAGCGCGGGCAGGCTTCCGCTCACGCCGAGCATTAGCAGTAGGAAGAACGCGGGCGCGAGCCCGATCAAAAACTGCGAAACGAAAGCGCGAGCAAAGCACAGCCCCGCCACGATAGAAATAACGAACATTGCCGCGGCTTCGGTCACGCCGCATTTGCGCCCGAATTTGAGCTTGACCACGACGGCGGCGCGGAACGCGAAATACAAGAACAACAGCCCGACGACCCCCGATAACGCCGCGTCGGCTGTCGGCATGAACAGTCCGCTAAGCACCGCGTCGAGCACTACGGCAAACGCCGAGAACAAATATTTAGATACGGGCTTACCGAAGCGCGGAATTTTGAGCGCCAAGAACCACCGCACCGCCATTACGAAAATGACCGCGCCCGCAGTGTACAGCCGCCACACCTCGAACGTGAATAAAAACGCGCACAGCAAATACAGCGGCGCGACAAGCCCAATGAATACCTCGCACGACAGCGCGCAAAACGCCGCCGCGCCGAACGGGATCAAACCGTAAAGCTTTCCGCCGCAGCACACGACGAGCACGACCGCCGCCGATAACCATACGAGCGGGCTTATTTTTGTTTTGCTTTTGCTCATACGGTTTTTGTATACCATATTTTATATGGTTTTTTTTGTACGATATTGAAGGAATATAGGGATAATTAGGAATTGTGAATTATGAATGACTGACCGCTTCGCGGTGATAAAGAATTTAGCGCACGTTCGTTTATGTTTACAACCTTGCGGCAGTTCGCCTAGATACCTCGACTTCGCTCGGTATGATGGTAGGTTGAATTTGCTTTTCGAAAATATCGTTACAACAAGTAAAGCTACAATTCCATCATCCCGACCGTAGCGGAGGGATCTAGCGGAACCCGCGCATAGTGGTTAAGCCGTACCACCAACCAATTCCTAATTTCTAATTACTAATTCCTAATTAGAATTGTATCTTCCCTTTTATCTCCGCCGCCTTGTCCTCGCCGAGCAAGAGCCTAACAAGTTCGAGCCCGAGCTCGATAGAACAGCCAAGACCGCGCGCAGTCGTGATATTCCCGTCGGTGACTACGCGCGCGCCCGTAACGACCGTCGCGTCGAGCATATTGTCTTCCATACCGGGGAAGCAAATCGCTTTTTTACCTTTAAGAAACCCGTTCGCGCCGAGAACGAGCGACGGCGCGGCACACACCGCCGCAATGCGCTTGTTCGCTTTATCCTGAATTTTAAGCGCGTCTATAAGCTTGCCGCACGCCGCGAGGTTTTTCGTTCCAGGCATACCGCCCGGCACAAAAATAACGTCGGCGTCTAAAAAATCGACGTCGTCTATCTCTACGTCCGCGGTCACCGTCACGCCGTGCGAGCTGACTACCGTTTTACCGCCAACGCCGACGAGCACGGTATCTATCCCCGCGCGCCGAAGAATATCCACAACGGCAAGGCACTCGACCTCCTCCGTTCCGTTCGTTATCATTGCAAAGACTTTCATAATAACCTTATTCCCTAATTATCTTTAACACCTGATATAGATAATCCACGTATAGCCACCGACGGGGTTTTAACGCCGTAATACGTGAGCGTGCTGTCGTTAGCGACCGCCATAAGGTTCTTAAAATCGGTGACAATATTTCCGGCAACCGTCATAAGCGACACGGGCACAGCCTTTTTTCCGTTCTTGATAATGAACCCGTTCGCCTGCAACGAGTAGTTGCCCGACCGCCCGTCGATACCCGTCGACACGCCGCCGAGATCGGTTATATACACGCCGTCGCCCACAGCCTTGAACAGTCCGTCAAGGTCGAGCGTACCCGCGTGCACGGTGACGAACCCCACCGCAGGGCGAACGTTGCCGCCCACAAGCCTGCCGTTACCCGTCGACTTAACGCCCGCGCGCTTAGCTGTCGCGAGGTCGTAAACGTACCCCGTCGGCACGCCCTTATCCACAAGCACGCGGTTTTGCTGCGGCACGCCCTCGGCGTCGAAGGGTGAACAGAACACGTCGGATCCTATCGGCGTTTGCGACAGCGAGAAGTTCTCGGCGAACGCTTTGGTTCCTATCTTACCCTCTAACAGCGACACGTGCTGTTCAACGTTGAATGCCGAAAACCCGTCGCACATGGTTTTGAGCAAGACCGCCGCACACTCGGGCGTGTAGACCACGGTATACTTGCCCGTTTCGATAGAGCCGCCGCCGAGCGCTTCCACGGCGTTAGCTACGAGCGTAGCGGCGAACTTATTTTCATCGAACCCGTCGAGTGAAGAAAGTATTGCGTAGTGCGAACCGCTCTGCACTTCGTTCACGTTCGCTGCCTTCGCGCTCGCGTAAATCATCGCGTAGTTTTGCGAGCGTTCGAGCCGCAGTCCGCGACTGTTATACAGCTTTTCGGTTTCGCACTCGTATTCGATCTCTACGCTCACGTTCTCTACGTGCTTATCGCTGTCGAGCGCTTTTTGCGCAATGCGTTTCGCAAGCGAAATATACTCGCCCGCTTCGACCTTAGCGAGTTTATCATTATAGGTGTTTACCTGTTCATATTCGTACGCCCCGCCCTTGACGAAGAACTCCTCATCGAGCGGATTGCCGTAAGCGGCGGCGTCTTTGAGCGCTGCTATCGCAGTATCTATAACCTCGTCGTCGACGCGGTCGGAAGTGAAAACCCCGCTCTTTCCGCCGACTGTTCCGCGCACTTTAAGCACGCAGTCGTCGGCTACCGTAAAGCTCTCGCGCTCGGTATTGAATGTGGACAGCGACAGCTTGCTCGTCGTCGATATCCGCGCTTCGAAAATATCTATCCCCGCTTTTTCCGCGGCTTTGAAAAGTTTATCTATATTCAACATAATATTCACCCGTAATTCCTAATTAACGCTTTCGCCCTTGCCGCCGACGGTCATCTCCGACACGCGCAACGTCGGCTGACCGACCGCCGCGGGCACCGAGCCCGAAGCCGCGCCGCACATACCCGCCGCGAGCTCTTCGTCGCTTCCCACCATGTCGATACGCGGCAGGACTGCATAGCCGTAGCCGACCAGGCACGCCGCTTTTACGAGGTGATCGAGCTTGCCGTCCTTAATGACGTAGGTCTTGGACGAAGTGAAGTTGAACTTGTCGGTGACGGGGTTGACCGAGCCGCCGCCGAACGACTCGCAGTACAGCCCGAACTTAGTCGCCTTAATAATATCCTCGGGCGAGCTCTCGCCCGCCGCAATATAAGTATTGGTCATGCGCGTAGTCGGCATATACTTGTACGACTCGCGGCGGCACGCGCCCGTCGATTTCATGCCCAGCCTCCGCCCGTCGAAGGTGTCGACCATGTACGATTTGAGCACGCCTTTCTCGATAAGAACGTTACGCGTGGACGGCTCGCCCTCGTCGTCGAAGTTCTCGCTGCCCCAGCCGTTCGCGATCGTGCCGTCGTCGATAGCGGTGACGAGCGGGCTGGCAACCATCGTGCCGAGCTTGCCCGCGAACGGCGACGAACCGTGCGAGATCGCCGTGCCCTCTAACGGGTGTCCGCACGCCTCGTGGAAAAGCACACCGCCGAACTTGTTGCCTATGACGACGGGCATATTCCCCGACGGGCATTCGGGCGCTTTAAGAAGCGCGACCGCGTCGGCGGCGGCCTGCTTGCACCCCGCGATATAATCGATCTCGTCGTAGAACTCCGCGCCCTTGCTGAGCCCGGGCGTGAACGAACCGCTCTCAAACGCGCCGTTCTCGCTCGCGACGGCGTGCGCGCGAACGCGACTGCGCACCCTGCGGTCGGTAACGACGCGGCAATGCTCTTTCGTCACCGAGTAGATAGAAACGTTCTCGTCGTCCTCCGCCATAACGCACTGCGCGTTGACGATGAGCGGC contains the following coding sequences:
- a CDS encoding SpoIIE family protein phosphatase; this encodes MSKSKTKISPLVWLSAAVVLVVCCGGKLYGLIPFGAAAFCALSCEVFIGLVAPLYLLCAFLFTFEVWRLYTAGAVIFVMAVRWFLALKIPRFGKPVSKYLFSAFAVVLDAVLSGLFMPTADAALSGVVGLLFLYFAFRAAVVVKLKFGRKCGVTEAAAMFVISIVAGLCFARAFVSQFLIGLAPAFFLLLMLGVSGSLPALVCGSGVAVGLGLAFSPTLGLSMLPLLLAIVAFGSLPRIVTSITAIGVYAATAVLLGVDPVAMGWNCLMLAAGGFLFCILPRLAVQKVRSYFDFDGSARLAVRHYINRSKADAGNRMLAVASVFDETARLMNAVGDATPDYVAIGMTLADKVCPYCPARSACDRVTADQAFALLAERAHRGKAIISDLPEFFTSSCAMCPDVISASASITDAARARARERESEDKAKVIVTERLKAIKDVLEELGKSQAQPVGFDGTTERRIVNELNNNGVECAEVFCSSTGGVTAVVRTQSAARESIRKAVSVCMKRNYEVSALEKTQAAGWSVAMLKRKPSYEAVYARAGLGKDGISGDSYTFERIGDRFLTALCDGMGSGVRASESSSAAVELIECFYRAGFDSQSVLTGVNRFLKLPTTENYSASDVAVFDLDNASVDIIKIGAPPCYIKTADTVLRIEGSALPIGVLDEMRPVVTTKRLYPGQMLILVTDGVSDCFEGDELPEFINGLSAFNPETAVNALINRALELSGGVPRDDMTAVAVRLFDAPKKKIKIKSEKITVKKQK
- a CDS encoding TldD/PmbA family protein, whose protein sequence is MLNIDKLFKAAEKAGIDIFEARISTTSKLSLSTFNTERESFTVADDCVLKVRGTVGGKSGVFTSDRVDDEVIDTAIAALKDAAAYGNPLDEEFFVKGGAYEYEQVNTYNDKLAKVEAGEYISLAKRIAQKALDSDKHVENVSVEIEYECETEKLYNSRGLRLERSQNYAMIYASAKAANVNEVQSGSHYAILSSLDGFDENKFAATLVANAVEALGGGSIETGKYTVVYTPECAAVLLKTMCDGFSAFNVEQHVSLLEGKIGTKAFAENFSLSQTPIGSDVFCSPFDAEGVPQQNRVLVDKGVPTGYVYDLATAKRAGVKSTGNGRLVGGNVRPAVGFVTVHAGTLDLDGLFKAVGDGVYITDLGGVSTGIDGRSGNYSLQANGFIIKNGKKAVPVSLMTVAGNIVTDFKNLMAVANDSTLTYYGVKTPSVAIRGLSISGVKDN
- a CDS encoding DJ-1/PfpI family protein: MMKVFAMITNGTEEVECLAVVDILRRAGIDTVLVGVGGKTVVSSHGVTVTADVEIDDVDFLDADVIFVPGGMPGTKNLAACGKLIDALKIQDKANKRIAAVCAAPSLVLGANGFLKGKKAICFPGMEDNMLDATVVTGARVVTDGNITTARGLGCSIELGLELVRLLLGEDKAAEIKGKIQF
- the typA gene encoding translational GTPase TypA — protein: MDKEKIRNVAIIAHVDHGKTSLVNELLKQGNVFRDNQTVADRVMDSNALERERGITILSKNASCMYDGFKINIVDTPGHADFGGEVERVLKMVDGALLVVDAFEGPMPQTRFVLERALALGLKIIVVVNKTDRPDARLKEVVDEILELFLDLDASEEQLNSPFVFASAREGVASKTITERGRNMQPLFQTIIEHISAPSGEVDTPFKMLVSSAEHNDYVGKLAVGKIGSGSVAVGNQVVLTNYHEADKAVKSKVVSIFTYEGLKRVPVESATVGDIVCISGIEGVMIGDTLCAESDTTPIEFVKIAEPSVEMTFMVNDSPLAGKEGKYVTSRHLRDRLYKEAVKDLSLRVSDGSTADSFVVCGRGEMHLSILIETMRRAGYEFAVSMPKVLIKMIDGVKCEPIDRVFIDVPEACVGTVMNKMGTRKGELIDMTPHGSRIKMNFKVPARGLFGYQSELLTDTKGEGIMSSVFDGYEPYKGEITRRDFGSLIAHEDGDSIVYGLFNAQERGTLFIGAGVPVYAGMVVGLNPRGDDIVVNVCKRKHLTNTRSSSSDEALRLITPMRMTLEDCIEFLADDEILEVTPKSLRIRKRILDPTVRMRERAKMLGLGKHANE
- a CDS encoding TldD/PmbA family protein; amino-acid sequence: MTNQTVKKVLDIALGTGADFAELYVQDKTTNVVELNYKRVDNVSSRLIYGAGLRLMRGVSQVYGYTSDLTEQSLIELAKKLSASFDGERVLSVGEFKRVKNPDRHAPKKEHSSLTTQQKIDYLKAGEAVIYATSPLIVNAQCVMAEDDENVSIYSVTKEHCRVVTDRRVRSRVRAHAVASENGAFESGSFTPGLSKGAEFYDEIDYIAGCKQAAADAVALLKAPECPSGNMPVVIGNKFGGVLFHEACGHPLEGTAISHGSSPFAGKLGTMVASPLVTAIDDGTIANGWGSENFDDEGEPSTRNVLIEKGVLKSYMVDTFDGRRLGMKSTGACRRESYKYMPTTRMTNTYIAAGESSPEDIIKATKFGLYCESFGGGSVNPVTDKFNFTSSKTYVIKDGKLDHLVKAACLVGYGYAVLPRIDMVGSDEELAAGMCGAASGSVPAAVGQPTLRVSEMTVGGKGESVN
- a CDS encoding helix-turn-helix transcriptional regulator, with the protein product MDNIFCKNLKDTRKSSGLTQKQVADKLNVVESCYANWEQGRTEPNICMLRKLGEIFEINIDELIN